gttatgtTTTtcttccaaattacaaacaatatttttttacggcttttgatcagaacgacgacACGAGtgcattgatgtaaaacttacctcgaaacgttgctccaaacgatgaaaacggcgcttcaattcgggtgtttaaatttccaattaacaaaTATCAAGTTCTTTGGagcacaatttcgaggtaagttttacatcaatggacttgtatcgtcgttctgatcaaaagccctaaaatttgtttgtaatttggaaaaaaagcttaactccgttaagtgtTTTTTAACGAGGAACcggtgtaggaaaaataggtgaaaggagGGACTAGTGGGGGGGAATATTCAAAGGTGAGACTGTCAATGGCCAATGACCTCTAGTtaggattattacaggccaattcctcTTACCAGAATCACTAATTTTGTTTTAACTTTCCAAACACCATAAATCTAAcctaatctaatactaataaaggATTACATCTAATGCCATATGCATTCTCTCATCTAACCTCCCTTCCAATTAATGTCATATCGCATTTTCATCTTTAAttcattaggtcatgggttcgattctctCAAGGggtttttctcatatttattgggttttctcatGCATTTGTGCATAGGAATTATTGTCTAGTGAATATGGATATGAACAGGTGGTTCCACTGAAGGCACAATAATACTCCAGTTTTCCGTTAATAAATGCACCAATTAAAATCACAATgaactttatttttcaaaacgAATTTCCGGTACACACtttaaaataaaatgaaaacatATGTTCTTACCTTTTCAAAAAAAGGATGACTTAAATTAATAATTTAGTATTCTATTTTTTAATCTGGCACATTAAATTTAACTCATCTCTTTAAGCTATATTTGAGTTATATAAATTCTATTACATTTATATTACCTAAttacatttatgtttttttttttccaaaaaaaaagaTATTAACTTTCTATTTGACTTTGATATGTAGCCAACCCATGTACTTGGAAGGCTCAAAAGGGAAGTTAGTGGTACTGGATGCATGTTTTCCTTACAGTAAGGTAGCAGTGAGTAGTGAATGTTAGTTTATGCATATTGCATAGCATATTTATTTCGATGTAATTTTCAGTTGAGGGTAATCAGAAAAAGTGTTGTAAAACTTGTCTTCTTCTCATCTTAATTTTGAAAGACTTGCCATCTCTAATTGAGATTATTCTTTAGGAGTTTAACCATTTGAAAAATTCTCTATTAGACTTAGTTTAATCCTACTTTAATTACTTAGTACTTTCTCAGTTGATATGAAAAAATATGAACTGAAAAGCCGATCTCTTTTTAACATGGATTTCTTTTGACTTACTACTTATGTCAAAACTCGTATATAATGATTCAAGAGACTTCTCTCGTGATGGAAAACAAACCTCgattgttattgttattttttaattttttttgagaTATGGTGGGTGGGAAAACAATTAGGgtccttttttgtttttttattttacagagtaattttttttaacggccaacgaatcctccaaatgggctactggcgaaattcaccacatcaggatacactcgtctccgaactggggaaaaccctcacctagggtaGAAGCCCGTGAACACTTGCCCAAAGGCACGACAGTGCAATGAGGTAAAACTcattcagttcaaggatcgaactagcgatcgctgtctactcgcctagtctcccatcatcaccaggtgccacTGAAAACTAACGGGGAagcaggaattgaacttgggtctctTGGAAACCcaagtctctcccttaccacACCACCACAAACTCATTTGCTACAGAGTAATTAAATTTCTAAATCTTACCTTGTAGTCTCGGAAAAATGCAAAtcaaatgagttttgttgagttGGTACTAGgcctgcaaacgaaccaaacgttcatgaacttgttcagcggaaagttcgtttatgttcgtatatttaataaacgaacgaacacgaacaaaaaatttgttcgtttaaataatattaaatacataaatagttatatttatataaatattaggttttctaactacttatataaacataactaattagtaattgagttttctagtaatagaaatgaaattaaaaaaaaaattctttgatCGTAATTGATTAtttacttaatatttatataaaaaactacTAAATTTTAGTATCTATGAGCcctaatttagatgtgttttcggatgaactttaatatattagacttgtttgtttgtgttcactaatgttaaattgtgtttgtttatatATGTACAAttacgttcatttgtgttcgtttgagtttgtttaataaatgttaatttatgtttgtttatgtttattcaaatatgttcaggtaatttttttgtttatgttcatttgtgtccgtttatgttcgtgaactgttcgcttaggctttaaacgaacgaacataaacgaacacgaacatgtctGATTTCTTAATGGACGAACaagaacaaaaaaatgtgttcgattatatgtccgtgttcatgttcgtgttcggttaaagttaaataaacaaacataaacatacCTGTGTTCGTGCTCGTTCGATTCATTTACATGCCTAGTTGGTACAAAGAAATAACCCTAGCTTAGGGGTACCCGCATGTCCTGCctccttaacaaccatctttagCTAACAAGCCTTTGACTTCACTTTCTTCATACCCAATTCTATTTCCATTTACAGTTTTCTAGAACTATAAAGTCAGACTTGAAAAGTCCTGTTACATTGAAAGTTAGATATAGAGGTGTTCATTAATTGGTTTGGTCTATTTGATTTTTtggttttgaatttttttgtTCGCCTTTCCCGAAAGCCAAACCTACCGTATTGGAAATGTGTCTAATCAAACGGGATTCAACTGATTTATTTGGTCCAGTTATCCAAATAAACAAGTTATTATTCGGTTTATTCGATTGAATTTGTTCGGTTATCTGAATAAGCAAGGTTTGTGAAACCGATAACATAGCCGAAAACCGAATCCACAGTTTGATTCGCTTTTTTGTGGTCATGAATATTGtttggtttttgattttttttcacaCCCCTagttaaatgaaaaaaaaaaaatactaggTTGCTAGAGATTCATAGCAACTCCATCAATTTCTACACTATAATTAATTATAAatcatatatttaaaaaaaatgatctttcatttaaaaaaaaaaaactcctacATCACATCCGCTATTTTTGTCTTTATCTTGCGCACAAacacttattttattatatttattgttttatacACTCATAATAATTTAATAGAGGATGAATACTCGCTTTTCAgttttcatatatataaaaaGTTACTGTAACGATTTTTCAAATTATAAAAATAGGATATAGATATGGTGATCTCGATATggagttaaaaaaaaaataaacatttaGTTTAAAATGAGGAACTCTTGTAAGTGCTCTTAGATGACAAAaattaggggtgagcaagtttaggtccagatcgaaaataaccgagaactgaaccgaaaatatacccaaccTGACCCGAACCTAAGTACCTATGTATTTAGATCGGTTctaatttttcatataaaatcggGTCGGGTCAAgtcggttcttttcatggtgaaactcGAGTTTgacctatggaccggaaccgaccctatatttagggtagtgaatcggttctatgttttatgtttgatcggttctcaGGTCAGATCAGGTAGGGTCGtgtttttccttttgctcaccctTAACAAAAATCGACACtagttgttcaaaatagtagcaaGAAAGAGAGAAAACTCAAGTTAGGGTGGAGCATTCCTGTAAATAGTGTAAACTAGAAGGACTAAAAGATTTTGATCTTGAAACAAAAATAAATTCCCAAATCTCTGAATGAAAACCTAAAACCCAGTTGGGTGTTGAAATTCCTGATCGATGCTGTGAAGAAGGTTATCAGAAAAAGAATGACATTAGCAGCAGGGATCGGGTATGTGCTGCTTGCACTGGGCCCTTCACTCGCTCTCTTCGTTACTGTCGTCTCCACTAAACCCTTCTTGATCCTCATTCTTCTCtctaggtatttatttatttcacTATCTTTCTACTACTCTgctaaaatcttttcaaaactgATATGTTTACCAATTACTGCTAGTATAGTAAGTAACCCTTGTAGTAGACTTGACTTTTCAAGCCACCTTCATGCTTTGAGTTTTCTAACGACCCTAATTTGGATCAAATTATGTTCTAAAGTAGATTCTGATCGTTAGAAGAATATTCTAACtaatacatcatcatcatcatcatactcagtaaatcccaccaatagcaaagcaaatgTAGGGTCTGATGAGGAGGGTACGATGTACACAGCCTTACCAATAGAGAGGCTGctcggctcgatagtagttttgcatcaagccttggacataaggcacataacactcagcaatcgggacaaagaccgattagtgcatgtacccttttgtctttcagctatcaacgccaccacataatgcatgattaaccgtcctcagcttttaacgttattttcacgaaattagtaaaataacgttaaaattagtgcactttcacttttgcccccctggcccacacatatatacattatatgcacataccgcaagcggggcgtatATATTTCACAAGTGTTGTTTATTTTGGACCTTTCTTTGTTAAGAATTTCCTTTTTTAGTTGCGTAGATACTACTAATGTATGTTTGTATGCATATATGCTTGTGCAGTACACTGTTGTGGCTGATTAGCTTGATTGTGCTGTCTGGATTTTGGAAGGCGTTTCTTCCAATCAAAACGTCCGCATGGTGGCCTTATGTCATTCTTATTCTCACTTCTGTTGTCTTCCAAGAAGGTCTCCGCCTCGTGTTGTGGAGAGGTTACAAGTGTGTTTATTCTCTTCATTCGTTTCATATTCTTTTAATAACTTTGATCTATCTGTGGTTTGTTCGCATTTTGCAATGTGATATCATTTTGATGGCCGTTTAAAAAACACGTGGATGGAGGGTATATATATATTGGCTGTTTTGTGCTCGTTGTGTTCTACTGCTTGATTAataatataatgttatatatatatCTACTTTTGCTTTGATCAGGAAGATGGAAGATATGTTGGATGCCTTTGCTGACAGAGTTGCTAAACCCCGCCTCTATCTTACTGATAAGATGCAAATCGCCCTTGGTAATCATCACTTCTCTACCTTTTTACTCGtacaaattttataaaaaacgttgcgtcttgcttcttacatttaagctgctttatatacagatttctaatttttttataaaaagaatataataataactaaaaTTTAGCTTGGGAAAACCGAAACTATTAGGAAAAAAGGCTAATATGGTTGATTGTTTACAGCTGGCGGTCTAGGTCATGGTGTGGCTCATGCAGTCTTCTTCTGCCTTAGCCTTTTAACGCCTTCATTCGGTCCTGCAACGTTTTATGTTGACAAGTGCTCTTATGCTCCATTTTTTCTTATTTCTGGTGAGACTATCTTCTCATTCTAAATTATGCATAAAATGTAGTAAAGTTGGTGTTTTCTTTTGCACTATAAGAAACCATAAAATGAggctatatatacacacacacatactatCTACTCCTTATCCCATGAAATTAACAACAGTGTCCTCTTTTTGGGATCAAAATCATGTTTTCCATTGTTCTTGTCACAAATTGTTGCTGCAATGCTGCTGTTGGTATTTGTGCACGAGAGACGATTCTTTTCTTAAATGTTACTACTTGACCAAATAGGGCACATTAATTTTAAAAAGGGacaattgcatatttccccttaaaaACTGCTTAATTGCGTATTTACccaacttaaaattaaaattacataTATCCCCTTTCTTAActattaaaattgcatatatccccttccttagctaacaaaattgcaaatttacccattttgatttatttcattaaaaacaagtTATTTTTACCCCCTATTTTtactaaacttaaaaaaaatatttattcaTTTTTACTAGTTTTTGTAGATTTTTACTAGTTTAGCGGTGTATTTCAGTGTTTAAGTTTTAGTAAACATGAATAAATATGTATCTTTTTAAAGAATTGTGAAAAATCCACAAAGACTAATAAAAATGaataaatttgtatttttttaagttttagtaaaaataaaGGTAAAAAAGTCGTTACAtaacttgtttttaataaaataaatcaaaatgggtaaatttgcAATTATATTAGTTAAGgaaggggatatatgcaattttaattttaagttggCTAAATACACAATTAAGCAGTTttttaaggggaaatatgcaattgtCCCGTTTTAAAAAGAAGAGATGCGACAGTGAGATGTAATTAAAAGGCTCTCAAATAAATTGAAAAGAAGGGGTAGCTAGGTAATTAATATTACGCTTTGATAATCATATAACTAGAAGCATAATTTGTCTAACTTAACATTTAAATCTAATAATCTGCAGCTATTATTTCCCTTGCATTTGTTACAATCCACACTTTCTCAATGGTAATTGCATTCAATGGGTATGCGCAAGGGAATAAGAGTGACCAGTTGATCGTCCCAGCCATTCATATAATTGCCGGAACATTGGTAAGACCTGTTTCTATTTTCCATGTGTGTGTAGGAGTGTAGGACTTCTATTACAGGTGGAAATTTCAACCTGTTTGTATGAAAAGCAGGTCAATCCAGTCTGTATTTTATTGATAATGGGTCAAACATATAAAAATGAGAATATTAGCTGAAAAAGAAACAGTTCCAAGTGATCGAATGCTGTTCAGTTGGTCAAAAGTCTCTAAACGTTTACTGAAATGCTTAAAATGCTCTAAATCCTTTTATCTAAATTCATAACACTTGAAACTTCATATTTACGCATTtcattaaatataatttatagtATGTCCattgttcattttctttaactTAAATCATTACATAAGAGAAGGGTATttatgtcaaaaaaaaaaataggaaaaTGGGTATATTTGATATAGTGATTTTTTGTTGGGTAATCTAAATATGATATCATCTAAAGTTTTGAAGGTGATATATAAAAATATCCCATTGTTTTAATAATttatttttgtaatcatattCCATGCATTAGTTTGTTTATTGTAAATAAAAGTATATCCGTCAAAGGGTTTGTAGGGTAGGGTCACAAGTGTGATATGCAAATACCAAGATCCTTCTGTCGTGTATCC
Above is a window of Helianthus annuus cultivar XRQ/B chromosome 14, HanXRQr2.0-SUNRISE, whole genome shotgun sequence DNA encoding:
- the LOC110908400 gene encoding gamma-secretase subunit APH1-like, encoding MTLAAGIGYVLLALGPSLALFVTVVSTKPFLILILLSSTLLWLISLIVLSGFWKAFLPIKTSAWWPYVILILTSVVFQEGLRLVLWRGYKKMEDMLDAFADRVAKPRLYLTDKMQIALAGGLGHGVAHAVFFCLSLLTPSFGPATFYVDKCSYAPFFLISAIISLAFVTIHTFSMVIAFNGYAQGNKSDQLIVPAIHIIAGTLTLVNLASSGCIVGIPLLYIVALSTLAYCGKMVWRRLTETQIRLAPQNQ